One segment of Glaciihabitans arcticus DNA contains the following:
- the mmsA gene encoding multiple monosaccharide ABC transporter ATP-binding protein, whose product MRSITKTFPGVKALADVTLEVARGEIHAICGENGAGKSTLMKVLSGVYPFGTYDGDIVFEDEVVQFKDIRDSEAKGIVIIHQELALSPYLSIAENIFLNNEVKGALGLIDWNRTNLEASKLLARVGLRESPTTRIMDIGVGKQQLVEIAKALSKRVKLLILDEPTAALNDEDSSHLLDLILHLKEQGITSIIISHKLNEIKKIADAVTVIRDGNTIETISKNDVTEERIIKDMVGRDLEHRYPDHTPNIGEEILRVENWTAHHPQDVNRVTVNNVNLNVRRGEIVGIAGLMGAGRTEFAMSLFGRSYGSRISGKVFKNGEEIKTRTVAEAIENGLAYATEDRKQYGLNLIEDIKRNISMASLEKLVHGGLVNDNEEFKVANEYRKSMNIKSPTVLAKTGKLSGGNQQKVVLSKWIYSDPDVLILDEPTRGIDVGAKYEIYTIINRLASEGKGIIVISSELPELLGICDRIYALSEGTITGELPIAEANPESLIKLMTMEKPR is encoded by the coding sequence ATGCGGTCGATCACCAAGACTTTCCCGGGCGTGAAAGCGCTCGCCGACGTGACCCTCGAGGTCGCACGCGGCGAGATCCACGCGATCTGCGGCGAGAACGGCGCAGGCAAGTCCACACTCATGAAGGTGCTCTCGGGCGTGTACCCGTTCGGCACCTACGACGGGGACATCGTCTTCGAGGACGAGGTCGTGCAGTTCAAGGACATCCGCGACTCCGAGGCGAAGGGCATCGTCATCATCCACCAGGAGCTCGCCCTCAGCCCCTACCTCTCCATCGCCGAAAACATCTTCCTCAACAACGAGGTGAAGGGCGCGCTCGGTCTCATCGACTGGAACCGCACCAACCTCGAGGCCTCGAAGCTCCTGGCCCGGGTCGGCCTGCGCGAGAGCCCCACCACGCGCATCATGGACATCGGCGTCGGCAAGCAGCAGCTCGTCGAGATCGCCAAGGCCCTGTCCAAGCGTGTCAAGCTGCTGATTCTGGATGAACCGACCGCGGCTCTCAACGACGAGGACTCGTCCCACCTGCTCGACCTCATCCTGCACCTGAAAGAGCAGGGAATCACGTCGATCATCATCAGCCACAAGCTCAACGAGATCAAGAAGATCGCGGACGCCGTCACCGTGATTCGCGACGGCAACACGATCGAGACGATCTCCAAGAATGACGTCACCGAAGAACGAATCATCAAGGACATGGTCGGCCGCGACCTCGAGCACCGCTACCCGGATCACACGCCCAACATCGGCGAGGAGATCCTGCGCGTCGAGAACTGGACCGCCCACCACCCGCAGGACGTCAACCGGGTCACGGTCAACAACGTCAACCTCAATGTGCGTCGCGGCGAGATCGTCGGCATCGCGGGACTGATGGGCGCGGGTCGCACCGAGTTCGCCATGAGCCTGTTCGGACGCAGTTACGGCTCGCGCATCTCGGGCAAGGTCTTCAAGAACGGCGAGGAGATCAAGACCCGCACCGTCGCCGAGGCGATCGAGAACGGCCTCGCCTATGCCACGGAGGACCGTAAGCAGTACGGCCTCAACCTCATCGAGGACATCAAGCGCAACATCTCCATGGCGTCGCTCGAGAAACTCGTTCACGGCGGACTCGTCAACGACAACGAGGAGTTCAAGGTCGCCAACGAGTACCGCAAGTCGATGAACATCAAGTCGCCGACGGTGCTCGCGAAGACCGGAAAGCTCTCGGGCGGCAACCAGCAGAAGGTGGTGCTGAGCAAGTGGATCTACTCGGACCCTGACGTGCTGATCCTCGATGAGCCCACCCGCGGCATCGACGTCGGCGCTAAGTACGAGATCTACACGATCATCAACCGCCTCGCGAGCGAGGGCAAGGGCATCATCGTCATCTCCTCGGAGCTGCCCGAACTGCTCGGAATCTGCGACCGCATCTACGCCCTCTCCGAGGGAACCATCACCGGCGAGCTGCCCATCGCGGAAGCCAACCCGGAATCCCTCATCAAGCTCATGACCATGGAAAAGCCCCGCTAG
- a CDS encoding ATP-dependent DNA ligase, giving the protein MGKFIYGTPSIAVDFDDRVLAHLKVVILSKVRRGESFTFSWEYTVAAGSGHSSIWIHPTIPLQFDFVGSREPRLNRAWVEELVRLANSPAGLRVTPEPADPAEV; this is encoded by the coding sequence ATGGGCAAGTTCATCTACGGCACCCCGTCGATCGCGGTCGACTTCGACGATCGGGTGCTCGCGCACCTCAAGGTCGTCATCCTCTCGAAGGTGCGCAGGGGCGAGAGTTTCACGTTCTCGTGGGAGTACACCGTGGCTGCGGGCAGCGGTCACAGCTCCATCTGGATCCACCCCACGATCCCCCTGCAATTCGACTTCGTCGGCAGCCGTGAGCCGCGACTCAACCGGGCATGGGTCGAGGAGCTGGTGCGGCTGGCCAATTCCCCGGCCGGCCTTCGCGTGACACCGGAGCCTGCCGACCCCGCTGAGGTGTAG
- the chvE gene encoding multiple monosaccharide ABC transporter substrate-binding protein, with product MVLGLAACAGGGGDGDSAGGDKGRIGVAMPTKSSERWIADGNALKKHLEDQGYTVDLQYAEDDIPTQVSQIENMITKGAEALIVASIDGTTLTNILEDAASQDIPVIAYDRLLMNTENVDYYATFDNFLVGQQQAWSLLNGLGLTDLEGKAIEGAPEGPFNIEMFAGSLDDNNAFFFFNGAQQELKPFIDNGTIVVKSGQVKIEQAATERWNGEVAQSRMEDLLTANYSGGDKVDGILSPYDGISRGIISALTDGDYTLGDEWPIITGQDAEIDSVKAINTGEQYATIFKDTRELAKVAGDMAIAALNGEKVATNDDSTYNNEIKDVPSYLLQPVIVLKDNIQKELIDTGYWTEKEVNG from the coding sequence ATGGTTCTGGGCCTCGCGGCCTGTGCCGGCGGTGGCGGAGACGGCGATAGCGCCGGTGGCGACAAGGGACGCATCGGCGTCGCCATGCCGACCAAGTCCTCCGAGCGTTGGATCGCCGATGGCAACGCCCTCAAGAAGCACCTCGAAGACCAGGGCTACACCGTCGACCTCCAGTACGCAGAAGACGACATCCCCACCCAGGTCAGCCAGATCGAGAACATGATCACCAAGGGTGCAGAGGCCCTGATCGTCGCATCGATCGACGGCACCACGCTCACCAACATCCTCGAAGACGCCGCGAGCCAGGACATCCCGGTCATCGCCTACGACCGTCTGCTGATGAACACGGAGAACGTCGACTACTACGCCACGTTCGACAACTTCCTCGTCGGACAGCAGCAGGCATGGTCGCTCCTCAACGGTCTCGGACTGACCGACCTCGAGGGCAAGGCCATCGAGGGCGCTCCCGAGGGACCGTTCAACATCGAGATGTTCGCAGGTTCGCTCGACGACAACAACGCGTTCTTCTTCTTCAACGGAGCGCAGCAGGAGCTGAAGCCCTTCATCGACAACGGAACCATCGTCGTCAAGAGCGGCCAGGTCAAGATCGAGCAGGCAGCTACCGAGCGTTGGAACGGTGAAGTGGCCCAGAGCCGCATGGAGGACCTCCTCACCGCGAACTACTCCGGTGGCGACAAGGTCGACGGAATCCTCTCGCCCTACGACGGCATCTCGCGAGGAATCATTTCGGCACTGACCGACGGTGACTACACGCTCGGCGACGAGTGGCCCATCATCACCGGCCAGGACGCTGAGATCGACTCGGTCAAGGCGATCAACACCGGCGAGCAGTATGCGACCATCTTCAAGGACACCCGCGAGCTCGCGAAGGTGGCCGGCGACATGGCCATCGCAGCGCTCAACGGTGAAAAGGTGGCGACGAACGACGACTCGACCTACAACAACGAGATCAAGGACGTTCCCTCGTACCTCCTCCAGCCGGTCATCGTGCTGAAGGACAACATCCAGAAGGAACTGATCGACACCGGTTACTGGACCGAAAAGGAGGTCAACGGCTAA
- the mmsB gene encoding multiple monosaccharide ABC transporter permease — protein sequence MTDTDNKAVGAVVQPASNRFTSALSHVLSDLGKNGIFLALIAVVVLFAILTIQDGTSVLLRPQNISNLIVQNGYILILAIGMVLVIVAGHIDLSVGSVAAFVGAVSGVLIRDAGFSWWMAIIAALVVGALVGAWQGFWIAYVGIPAFIVTLAGMLIFRGLALVVLGNSNVGSFPSEYRALGNGFISFPIDTGGRSHIDPFTLAIGAFAIIALIVQQLRTRKGRSAYGQDVEPLVWFVVKLVAVSAGVGLITYALAVFKGVPITLIVLAVLVLVYGIISNRSVFGRHIYAIGGNRHAAELSGVKTKKVDFFIFVNMGLLAALAGLVFTARLNLAGPKAGTGFELEAISAAFIGGAAVQGGVGTIGGAIIGGLIIGVLNNGMSILGIGIDWQQAVKGFVLLLAVAFDVYNKRRSGGR from the coding sequence ATGACTGACACAGACAACAAAGCTGTTGGCGCCGTTGTGCAACCGGCGAGCAACCGGTTCACGTCGGCTCTCAGCCACGTGCTGAGCGACCTCGGCAAGAACGGCATCTTCCTGGCGCTGATCGCGGTGGTGGTGCTGTTCGCCATCCTCACCATCCAGGACGGCACGTCGGTGCTGCTGCGCCCGCAGAACATCTCGAACCTGATCGTGCAGAACGGCTACATCCTGATCCTCGCGATCGGCATGGTGCTCGTGATCGTGGCCGGCCACATCGACCTCTCGGTCGGTTCGGTCGCAGCGTTCGTCGGTGCCGTGTCGGGTGTGCTGATTCGGGATGCGGGCTTCTCCTGGTGGATGGCGATCATCGCCGCCCTCGTGGTGGGCGCCCTGGTCGGGGCGTGGCAGGGGTTCTGGATCGCCTACGTCGGCATCCCCGCGTTCATCGTGACCCTGGCCGGCATGCTCATCTTCCGCGGCCTCGCGCTCGTGGTGCTCGGCAACTCGAACGTCGGATCCTTCCCCTCGGAGTACCGCGCACTCGGTAACGGCTTCATCAGCTTCCCGATCGACACCGGCGGGCGCTCGCACATAGACCCCTTCACGCTCGCGATCGGCGCCTTCGCCATCATTGCGCTCATCGTGCAGCAACTGCGCACGCGCAAGGGGCGCTCGGCCTACGGCCAGGACGTCGAGCCGCTCGTCTGGTTCGTGGTCAAGCTCGTCGCCGTGAGCGCCGGAGTCGGCCTCATCACCTACGCGCTCGCCGTGTTCAAGGGCGTGCCGATCACCCTCATCGTGCTCGCCGTGCTGGTGCTCGTCTACGGCATCATCAGCAACCGCAGCGTATTTGGTCGCCACATCTACGCCATCGGTGGAAACCGCCACGCGGCCGAGCTCTCCGGAGTCAAGACGAAGAAGGTCGACTTCTTCATCTTCGTCAATATGGGCCTGCTCGCGGCACTGGCGGGCCTCGTCTTCACCGCGCGACTCAACCTCGCGGGCCCGAAGGCGGGAACCGGCTTCGAACTCGAGGCCATCTCCGCCGCCTTCATCGGTGGTGCGGCAGTGCAGGGCGGTGTCGGAACCATCGGCGGCGCCATCATCGGTGGCCTCATCATCGGTGTTCTGAACAACGGCATGTCGATCCTCGGCATCGGTATCGACTGGCAGCAGGCGGTCAAGGGATTCGTGCTCCTGCTCGCTGTCGCCTTCGACGTGTACAACAAGCGCCGCTCCGGCGGACGCTAG